A window of the Lagopus muta isolate bLagMut1 chromosome 1, bLagMut1 primary, whole genome shotgun sequence genome harbors these coding sequences:
- the MAB21L3 gene encoding protein mab-21-like 3 isoform X3, protein MADVVANQPECALVFYGPRLSHQTPKGQFPLTPCTSKVLAPSQFLITVPLRGLTGYREKQVRHWRYYTVHGAKLLSSVRDPEELHQWLEVEQFSKSLQQWHETDVNIEGDLVPAKVLIVFRELVEKSIVSCNLSNKVTMLESFSSVVRVAVETSEFQVEVELAPTVEIPTCWPEKARWPRCLKRWPSQEKVQCIKSLGFDLLARSNYHWQLCFSRAEHILMEGLDEDGGCRMKCFRVMRQMKEDVWCAGNKPVITAYHLQTVLFWTCEKYPRTKDWRCFHEAFLRLVQKLHKCVSQHFLKHYFVKNTNLLKYANTSDLDVVASKLAVFLENPVFCLD, encoded by the exons ATGGCAGATGTGGTGGCAAACCAGCCAGAGTGTGCTCTTGTCTTCTATGGGCCACGTCTGTCACATCAGACTCCTAAAGGACAATTTCCTCTTACTCCGTGTACCTCCAAG GTCTTAGCACCGAGCCAATTCCTCATCACTGTCCCTCTACGTGGCCTAACTGGGTACAGGGAAAAGCAGGTCCGACACTGGCGTTATTACACTGTGCACGGAGCCAAGCTACTCTCCTCTGTGCGGGACCCTGAGGAGCTGCATCAATGGCTCGAGGTGGAACAGTTCTCAAAAAGCCTTCAACAGTGGCACGAAACAGATGTGAACATTGAAGGTGACCTGGTTCCAGCCAAAGTCCTTATCGTCTTCCGAGAGCTGGTGGAAAAGTCAATTGTTTCCTGTAACCTCTCCA ATAAAGTGACAATGTTGGAGAGCTTCAGCTCAGTGGTTCGAGTGGCTGTGGAAACATCAGAATTCCAGGTTGAGGTGGAGCTGGCTCCTACAGTGGAGATTCCAACTTGCTGGCCTGAGAAAGCCCGGTGGCCTCGTTGCCTCAAGCGTTGGCCATCTCAGGAAAAAGTTCAGTGCATCAAG TCGCTTGGTTTTGACCTCTTGGCCCGCTCCAATTATCACTGGCAGCTGTGCTTCTCCCGTGCTGAGCATATACTCATGGAAGGCCTCGACGAAGATGGTGGCTGTCGCATGAAATGCTTCAGAGTCATGAGGCAGATGAAGGAGGACGTCTGGTGTGCTGGAAATAAGCCCGTCATCACAGCTTATCATCTTCAG ACAGTGCTATTCTGGACGTGCGAAAAATACCCACGCACCAAGGATTGGCGCTGCTTTCATGAAGCCTTCCTGAGGCTGGTGCAGAAACTGCACAAGTGTGTGAGCCAGCACTTCCTCAAGCATTACTTTGTCAAGAACACCAATCTGCTCAAATATGCCAACACCAGCGACCTGGATGTGGTGGCCAGCAAGCTCGCTGTCTTCCTAGAGAACCCCGTCTTCTGCTTGGACTAA